The following proteins come from a genomic window of Lolium rigidum isolate FL_2022 chromosome 5, APGP_CSIRO_Lrig_0.1, whole genome shotgun sequence:
- the LOC124652141 gene encoding uncharacterized protein LOC124652141, whose amino-acid sequence MRKLITGRGGGEKVGMLAFEVASLMSRAASLWRALGDDQVARLRGDSVRLEGARRLVADDDAALLALALAEMAGACGDLSRAVARLSARCADPLLRRFAALFAGLLLARADPHGLRYAAAKKMDRKARKMQRLVAATGLLCQELDVLAELEQAARLRRAEFAPGEAARRVARQRQEVDRLRTASLCGRSIDYAVRLLGRSLFTIVARIIHVFGLHPKTLAATDDDYPVASLGARHSFSWSSSFAGTANSLVYPSDFASVTTLQRSTSAAKSRKGFLLSRSQSLKWQVPGKHLISCVVGGSKSPTTDGWVHFDDQDLPLSFSDVSLSSNADDFSTVSCHDFPDSDDDHHHHHPNAKLTTSVFESSSHDVLASAPETTLGAAALASHYANLVVFAEKLAISPRHICADERDALYGMLTDRIRASLRARLWRAPSAAGKKKNAPCDRVIAAEWADTVQGILGWLAPVAHNTVRWRSERSFEQRNVGSGTSVLLMQTLHFADRDKTEAAIVDLLVGLNYLWRYGTELSARAKLKSAADDVYHDCRG is encoded by the coding sequence ATGCGGAAGCTCATcaccggccgcggcggcggggagAAGGTGGGCATGCTGGCGTTCGAGGTGGCGTCGCTCATGTCGCGGGCGGCGAGCCTCTGGCGCGCGCTCGGGGACGACCAGGTGGCGCGCCTCCGCGGGGACAGCGTCCGCCTCGAGGGCGCGCGCAGGCTCGTCGCGGACGACGACGCCGCGCTCCTGGCCCTCGCCCTCGCCGAGATGGCCGGCGCCTGCGGGGACCTCTCCCGCGCCGTCGCGCGCCTCTCCGCCCGCTGCGCCGacccgctgctccgccgcttcgccgcgctcttcgcgggcctcctcctcgcccgCGCCGACCCGCACGGCCTGCGCTACGCCGCCGCCAAGAAGATGGACCGCAAGGCGCGCAAGATGCAGCGCCTCGTCGCCGCCACGGGGCTGCTCTGCCAGGAGCTCGACGTGCTGGCGGAGCTCGAGCAGGCCGCGCGCCTCCGCCGCGCCGAGTTCGCGCCCGGGGAGGCCGCGCGCCGCGTGGCCCGGCAGAGGCAGGAGGTCGACCGCCTCCGCACCGCCTCGCTCTGCGGCCGGAGCATCGACTACGCCGTGCGCCTGCTCGGCAGGTCGCTCTTCACCATCGTCGCCAGGATCATCCACGTGTTCGGCCTGCACCCCAAGACCCTCGCCGCCACGGACGACGACTACCCCGTCGCCTCGCTCGGCGCGCGCCACTCCTTCTCATGGAGCAGCTCCTTCGCCGGGACCGCGAACTCCCTCGTGTACCCTTCCGATTTCGCCTCCGTCACCACTCTCCAGAGGTCGACCAGCGCCGCAAAATCCCGTAAGGGCTTCCTGCTCTCCAGGAGCCAGAGCCTCAAGTGGCAGGTGCCCGGCAAGCACCTCATCAGCTGCGTGGTCGGCGGGAGCAAGTCCCCGACCACGGACGGCTGGGTCCACTTCGACGACCAGGATCTCCCGCTCAGCTTCAGCGACGTCTCGCTCTCATCCAACGCCGACGATTTCAGCACCGTCAGCTGCCACGATTTccccgacagcgacgacgatcaccaccaccaccaccccaacGCGAAGCTCACCACCTCGGTGTTCGAGTCCTCGTCCCACGACGTGCTGGCGAGCGCGCCGGAGACCACCCTCGGCGCCGCCGCCCTGGCCTCGCACTACGCCAACCTCGTCGTCTTCGCCGAGAAGCTCGCCATCTCGCCGCGCCACATCTGCGCCGACGAGAGGGACGCGCTCTACGGCATGCTCACCGACCGGATCCGGGCGTCCCTCCGAGCGCGCCTCTGGCGCGCCCCGTCCGCCGCGGGCAAGAAGAAGAACGCGCCCTGCGATCGCGTCATCGCCGCCGAGTGGGCTGACACCGTGCAGGGGATCCTCGGGTGGCTGGCGCCGGTCGCACACAACACGGTAAGGTGGCGGTCCGAGAGGAGCTTCGAGCAGCGGAACGTCGGCTCCGGCACCAGCGTCCTGCTCATGCAGACGCTGCACTTCGCTGACCGGGACAAGACCGAAGCTGCCATCGTCGACCTGCTCGTTGGCTTGAATTACCTGTGGAGATACGGGACTGAGCTTTCTGCCAGGGCGAAACTGAAGTCAGCGGCCGACGATGTTTACCATGATTGCAGAGGCTGA